A region of Tigriopus californicus strain San Diego chromosome 7, Tcal_SD_v2.1, whole genome shotgun sequence DNA encodes the following proteins:
- the LOC131884382 gene encoding uncharacterized protein LOC131884382, translating to MPSMPTISHPTYSKAIDSSSHRPTKRFWKKCYHDAMAIVRFYGKPDFFLTMTCNPRWPEIQGSLRPGESATDRPDLCARVFFLKHQQLKDDLIKKHVLGRVLAHVESVEHQKRGLPHTHLIFWVAAADKPTTQPIVDATVSAKLPDRTVNPELYDMVKAHMIHGPCGPWNRRLVCMQRDNRPADQHGKCAKLYPKTLREETWVVDDYYPDYRRRSPDHGGHFYNLTRSSGDAVTVDNRWVVPYNPRLYSNINAT from the coding sequence ATGCCATCAATGCCAACGATTTCGCACCCGACCTACAGCAAGGCAATCGATTCATCCTCCCACCGTCCCACCAAGAGGTTCTGGAAGAAATGTTATCACGATGCGATGGCCATCGTCCGGTTCTATGGGAAGCCGGACTTCTTCCTCACCATGACGTGCAACCCCCGGTGGCCGGAGATCCAGGGCAGTCTCCGCCCCGGGGAGTCTGCCACAGACAGGCCGGATCTGTGTGCGAGAGTCTTCTTTCTCAAACACCAACAATTGAAAGATGATCTCATCAAGAAGCACGTCTTGGGCCGCGTCTTGGCCCACGTGGAGAGTGTGGAGCATCAAAAGCGGGGCCTGCCACACACCCACCTCATCTTCTGGGTCGCCGCCGCGGACAAGCCCACGACCCAGCCGATCGTCGATGCCACCGTCTCGGCCAAGCTCCCCGATCGCACCGTCAATCCTGAATTATATGACATGGTCAAGGCCCACATGATTCACGGTCCATGTGGGCCATGGAATCGGCGCTTGGTTTGCATGCAACGGGACAACAGACCAGCCGACCAGCACGGCAAATGCGCCAAACTCTACCCCAAGACTCTCCGCGAAGAAACCTGGGTAGTGGATGACTACTACCCGGATTATCGCCGCCGCTCTCCCGACCACGGCGGGCATTTCTACAATCTGACACGGTCCAGCGGGGACGCCGTGACCGTGGACAATCGGTGGGTGGTTCCCTACAATCCACGTCTTTACTCAAATATCAATGCCACATGA